A genomic region of Diachasmimorpha longicaudata isolate KC_UGA_2023 chromosome 17, iyDiaLong2, whole genome shotgun sequence contains the following coding sequences:
- the LOC135170506 gene encoding adenomatous polyposis coli protein-like isoform X1, translating to MTLPVSSYEALLVQVRELTHETILLQQQLSADLFDNLDPTDINHNVPQLYKNQGNDELLSDHVMRCDRSRLFEGGHPGLNDRNCLIFHPHSMLLDNGPEALDTDELTAKLINWRDSIANQSDQEETPLRRGKQHQSGALHPDKPDLPVYPRYSTSTTPTYQLGADQAQDSSPPGTNYSTTSIRCKYRESNNVMDSTGQQEIDQKTEIYSPPGRGYDEEGSSEDDVKGDDTTEGHRLSSLYHGTWPVKHNTWTAQGFSGQSGSNNHEMASVMSFSSGSGCSVGLQGHRRLGAKVDVVYSLLGMLGSSEGREDMSGTLLAMSNSLDSCLVMRQSGCLPLLVQLIHAPGQDPETRERASRALHNVIHARTDEKVGRREARVLRLLEQVRDYCQVLRTSLETERPPDDLERHPGPTIAALMKLSFDEAHRHAMCQLGGLHAVAELIEMDHAAHGTDSDDQSCITLRRYAGMALTNLTFGDGNNKALLCSFREFMKALVTQLRSLSDDLRQVTASVLRNLSWRADSSSKQTLREVGAVIGLMKAAMEGRKESTLKSILSALWNLSAHCSTNKVDICGVEGALAFLVDMLSYKAPSKTLAIVENAGGILRNVSSHIAVREDYRLIVRDRGCLQVLLRQLRSPSLTVVSNACGALWNLSARCPHDQRLLWDLGAVPMLRSLVHSKHKMISMGSSAALKNLLSARPGGSNLVHLDSTARGLGLPTLPTLNARRQRALEQEIDQNLSETCENIEPSTSPTTKDDKFSFKEDSVADIKRNYATGACRYNGVPRSESRESMTSATSTHSDTIFERVNRHVNGFTPSELQIKQQSASLHAATGFSGQGTRDSSKTSQLEKKYALKYKNSIPERLRPTDLGITSTISWATGPDQNSSCSFLRTSIEKKLSTSSSGAKIKTPSPISPVDVGNFSGNCNFDVGDFINKPIISPTSSHTSEGDPFGNYAETDLDQPTNYSLRYAERNSDEDEKQSSGYFAGSEQDIEDTIKTYCTEGTPYGTSLNSSRAASHSDLQDDGKIKHLSIEKDSSVRVYPKPRSCPLKNLPEKTSKPLSLPANTKEAHSDIDSGVPIEEDETETTDAIIVESTITHLTSIVVDEESKRLSDKKLREKINKRLNIGEPESLTESMASDGDDDDEDLLAACIHVGMQNNRHRQSFRRNSLEKATRESNLVRYQTSVVLHQMDNRLSEASNEDSTMESTLDKSSKLSPKSQSTDQIKSENASLETVDPESIDSYDSVERSEQVLLEFCIKSSPGNVETIGLSEPSSPSDGAEVVQPNGSSAAKAKIIPQAEAPLEDVHEYRRQRDPDAMIASLDRLTATLVQQTEAMRERESSAMKQSIQSDTWNEDSPNDNSFPTISMSVPLVASFKSDTEEDKAEDTQTISKTSFNDHSNMTTSRIIQQEAFRLAEAVNAEFRVLSLTCHDLEAIKPPSSMNSLISLTSSYVGPEILDNTTPRDHCHTSSLPTAIPKGRGGRKKSLPVGIVARRALGQGPSQTGSLDSLLNDSTGSQLENVKPPSMMDELLDTGDMESSMLSVASITSEIADSKDQDSNSLTSSDPIFDLIKPVANVLSMTCLKYAENSANNSLSEYLENINPPSLFNEISEIDDTTIDANTDTMCSDTLCIDVELKTEEISGIDRIEEGDNDTDEAATPISTEYSLSSSAESTPKRKLSSKNHLTPKQKRQLAKERYKTYTIAAELVKKEEEERRKHQGDPNNRVTRPKLSPFSKLTPKQRRQEDRARFQTQVLGAPFGAVNPSREGEDQDKSINTATVTLKTGIPSLRSFSSLKVKKNREDSRGRYRTRTLEDSDSQPDQSNESNQGIEDSGEGTSEEMQTMLQQNANIVLHTLNETKAEESIVDMETISLISHASGAEISLRMRLGDGMGTKYSTFVKKKSSQAVAVSQEVWQAVEEPQAPEPQPEEEELSSEGSDSESENGTSPVKQQPKRPRIIKPGSRDPSVDTNDVDKEPVSPKGIRGRRKALYSKPTIPKKITPQSSPVKQSSSGIPIGRNTSSTVVRATRATTLRQTTNANNSKALGSPKNVSVNKAVALSKRSSIPQRGPTTTPEETVKRHSTPPGCLSSPSKKSEVIKPLERQGTFTKDEPEMENTPMVMNSPSKSKIAKPTRGSPVHAVPAKSKISVRSFQSKLTKCSSADGIPSQKTGVTKRQVESGKNPDLTNAQGKKLGQRSNSNSSIVSQTSAGGSQKLTKETTSKIASLWKKVEESRNKQKYEKPDSRQWITADSQKTDGETVVQQLPTLRLFRSSTFEGVPKETGIRMPHKLGKVAERQLGACYRNSCDLTEINANDSSSRIPKFGDKTDGRGVSSGGGTVVLRKQKSEGSDCDAKRISRLGSFFRVDSEHQGSSEHSATGSGSPGSHLRCDGAGQEDREGSNSIATASSKVTSV from the exons ctgtttaatttttcacccTCACTCGATGCTCCTCGATAATGGACCGGAAGCTCTCGATACCGATGAATTAACAGCTAAATTGATCAACTGGCGGGATTCAATCGCAAATCAAAGTGATCAG GAGGAAACGCCGTTGCGTCGAGGAAAACAGCACCAGTCGGGTGCGCTCCACCCGGATAAGCCGGACTTACCGGTGTACCCACGTTACTCCACCAGTACAACACCGACATATCAACTGGGTGCAGATCAAGCCCAGGATTCATCTCCACCAGGAACCAATTACTCCACAACATCGATACGATGCAAGTACAGAGAAAGCAATAATGTCATGGACTCCACGGGACAACAAGAGATCGACCAGAAGACCGAG ATTTATTCACCACCGGGCAGAGGCTACGACGAGGAGGGCAGCAGTGAGGATGATGTTAAGGGAGATGACACCACCGAGGGACACAGACTGTCATCTCTGTACCACGGTACTTGGCCTGTCAAGCATAACACATGGACAGCTCAAGGGTTTTCTGGTCAATCGGGAAGTAACAATCAT GAAATGGCAAGTGTGATGAGTTTCTCCTCTGGTAGTGGCTGCTCAGTAGGTCTTCAAGGTCACCGTCGTCTAGGTGCCAAAGTAGACGTCGTGTACAGCCTCCTGGGAATGTTGGGCAGTAGCGAGGGTCGTGAGGACATGTCTGGCACTCTCTTAGCCATGAGCAACTCCCTAGACAGCTGCCTAGTGATGCGTCAGTCTGGCTGTCTCCCCCTGTTAGTCCAACTGATCCACGCCCCAGGGCAAGACCCAGAAACCCGAGAGCGCGCCTCACGAGCCCTTCACAACGTGATCCACGCGAGAACCGACGAAAAAGTTGGGAGACGTGAGGCTCGTGTCCTGCGACTGCTGGAGCAAGTCAGGGACTACTGTCAGGTTCTCAGAACATCTCTGGAGACCGAGCGACCACCGGACGACCTGGAGAGACACCCAGGGCCCACAATAGCAGCGCTGATGAAGCTCTCCTTCGACGAGGCTCATAGACATGCTATGTGTCAACTCGGTGGTCTCCACGCTGTTGCTGAACTCATAGAAATGGATCATGCAGCTCATGGCACTGATTCAGATGACCAGAGCTGTATAACCCTGAGGAGATATGCCGGAATGGCCCTGACGAACCTGACCTTCGGTGATGGTAACAACAAAGCCCTGTTGTGCTCGTTCAGGGAATTCATGAAGGCACTTGTCACTCAGTTGAGGAGCCTCAGTGATGATTTGAGACAGGTGACAGCGAGTGTTCTCAGGAATTTATCTTGGCGAGCAGACTCCAGCTCCAAACAGACACTTCGTGAAGTTGGCGCTGTTATTGGATTGATGAAGGCTGCCATGGAGGGAAGAAAGGAATCAACGTTGAAGTCCATTTTGTCAGCCCTTTGGAACCTCTCCGCTCACTGCAGCACTAACAAAGTGGACATTTGTGGAGTTGAGGGAGCATTGGCATTCCTCGTTGACATGCTGAGTTACAAAGCCCCCTCCAAAACACTCGCTATTGTCGAAAATGCTGGAGGAATACTGAGGAATGTGTCAAGTCACATTGCTGTCAGGGAGGACTATCGACTCATCGTGAGGGACCGTGGATGTCTTCAGGTACTTCTACGACAGCTGAGATCACCGAGTTTGACAGTTGTCAGTAATGCGTGTGGTGCGTTGTGGAATTTATCAGCGAGATGTCCTCATGATCAACGACTCCTGTGGGATCTTGGAGCAGTACCAATGCTCAGGAGTCTCGTTCATTCCAAACATAAAATGATATCGATGGGCTCGTCAGCAGCTTTGAAGAATCTGTTGAGCGCTCGTCCTGGTGGCAGTAATCTTGTTCATCTTGATTCAACAGCTCGTGGTCTTGGATTGCCGACACTACCGACTTTGAATGCCAGGAGGCAGCGGGCACTCGAGCAGGAAATCGATCAGAATCTCTCGGAGACTTGTGAGAATATCGAGCCCAGCACATCACCGACCACTAAGGACGACAAATTTTCCTTTAAGGAGGACAGTGTTGCTGATATCAAGAGGAATTATGCAACTGGAGCTTGTAGGTACAATGGTGTGCCGAGAAGTGAGAGCAGGGAGTCCATGACGTCTGCCACCAGTACACATTCAGATACTATTTTCGAGAGGGTGAATCGTCACGTCAATGGATTTACACCAAGTGAATTGCAGATTAAACAGCAATCAGCATCCCTTCATGCTGCTACTGGTTTCAGTGGTCAAGGAACGAGGGATAGCAGCAAGACTAGTCAGTTGGAAAAGAAGTACGCTTTGAAGTACAAGAATTCAATTCCAGAACGTTTGAGACCCACTGACCTGGGCATTACTTCGACGATATCCTGGGCAACTGGGCCTGATCAGAACAGTTCCTGCTCCTTCCTCAGGACTTCTATTGAGAAGAAATTATCAACTAGTTCAAGTGGGGCCAAAATCAAGACTCCGAGCCCAATATCTCCAGTTGATGTTGGCAATTTTAGCGGTAACTGCAATTTCGACGTGGGTGACTTCATCAACAAGCCCATTATATCACCCACTTCATCTCACACATCTGAGGGAGATCCTTTTGGCAATTATGCAGAGACCGATCTTGATCAACCGACCAACTACAGCCTTCGTTATGCTGAAAGAAATTCAGATGAGGATGAGAAGCAGAGCTCTGGGTATTTTGCTGGGAGTGAACAGGATATCGAGGATACTATCAAGACATATTGCACCGAAGGGACTCCCTATGGAACGTCCTTGAATTCATCGAGAGCTGCGTCTCACTCTGATCTCCAAGATGATGGGAAAATCAAGCACTTGAGCATTGAAAAGGACTCGTCAGTGAGAGTGTATCCTAAACCGAGGAGCTGTCCTCTGAAGAATCTGCCTGAAAAGACTTCAAAACCCCTGAGTCTGCCAGCAAATACAAAAGAAGCTCATTCAGACATCGATTCAGGTGTTCCAATAGAGGAAGACGAGACCGAAACAACCGATGCGATAATTGTCGAGTCAACGATCACTCATCTGACGTCTATCGTAGTAGACGAGGAATCGAAGCGTTTAAGCGACAAAAAACTCAGAGAGAAGATTAACAAACGTTTGAACATTGGCGAGCCAGAGAGCCTGACTGAATCAATGGCCAgtgatggtgatgatgatgatgaggacCTCCTGGCAGCCTGCATTCACGTTGGAATGCAGAACAACCGTCATCGACAATCATTTCGAAGGAACAGTCTGGAGAAAGCCACACGAGAGAGCAATCTTGTTAGATATCAAACGAGTGTTGTTCTTCATCAAATGGACAATCGATTGTCGGAAGCCAGCAATGAGGATTCAACAATGGAATCCACTCTCGATAAGAGTTCAAAGCTCTCCCCCAAGAGTCAAAGTACAGATCAGATAAAGTCTGAGAATGCATCATTGGAGACTGTGGATCCAGAGAGCATTGACTCCTACGATTCAGTCGAGAGATCAGAGCAGGTGTTGCTGGAATTTTGCATAAAATCCAGTCCAGGAAATGTGGAGACGATTGGACTCAGTGAACCATCCTCCCCGAGTGATGGGGCAGAGGTAGTTCAGCCTAACGGATCATCAGCAGCGAAAGCCAAAATAATTCCTCAAGCAGAAGCGCCACTGGAGGACGTCCACGAATATCGAAGGCAGCGTGATCCAGACGCGATGATAGCGTCGCTGGACAGATTGACAGCAACCCTGGTGCAGCAGACCGAGGCcatgagggagagagagtcTTCAGCGATGAAGCAGAGCATCCAGAGTGATACATGGAACGAGGATTCACCGAATGACAATTCATTTCCAACTATCAGCATGAGTGTACCTCTGGTGGCCTCCTTCAAGAGTGATACTGAAGAGGACAAGGCTGAGGACACCCAGACAATATCCAAGACATCCTTCAACGATCACAGCAATATGACAACATCAAGGATCATTCAGCAAGAGGCATTCAGGCTCGCTGAAGCTGTCAACGCAGAATTTCGAGTGCTGAGTCTCACGTGTCATGATCTGGAGGCGATAAAGCCCCCGTCCTCGATGAATAGTTTGATATCACTGACGAGTAGCTACGTTGGTCCCGAAATCCTGGACAATACGACTCCTCGTGATCACTGTCACACCAGTTCCCTTCCCACAGCTATTCCCAAGGGTCGtggggggaggaaaaaatcattgcCAGTTGGCATTGTTGCCAGACGAGCACTGGGGCAGGGACCGAGCCAAACTGGCAGTCTCGACAGTCTTCTGAATGACAGCACTGGCTCGCAACTCGAAAATGTCAAACCACCGTCCATGATGGACGAACTCCTCGACACTGGGGACATGGAAAGCAGCATGTTGAGTGTCGCAAGCATAACTTCGGAGATTGCTGACTCGAAGGATCAAGACTCCAACAGTTTAACGAGCAGTGATCCTATTTTTGATCTGATAAAACCAGTTGCCAATGTTTTATCAATGACTTGCCTCAAGTATGCTGAGAACAGCGCCAATAATAGTTTATCTGAGTACTTGGAGAACATAAATCCACCCTCACTTTTCAACGAAATCAGTGAGATCGATGACACTACGATCGATGCCAACACTGACACAATGTGCAGTGACACACTTTGCATTGATGTTGAATTAAAAACTGAGGAGATTTCGGGTATCGACAGAATTGAGGAAGGTGATAATGACACTGATGAGGCCGCGACCCCGATATCAACGGAGTATAGTCTCAGTAGTTCAGCTGAATCCACTCCCAAGAGAAAATTGTCCAGTAAAAATCACTTGACACCGAAGCAAAAGCGACAGCTGGCGAAGGAGAGGTACAAGACATACACGATAGCAGCTGAGTTGGTGaagaaggaggaggaggagagaagGAAGCACCAGGGTGATCCGAATAATCGAGTTACTCGACCGAAATTATCCCCATTCTCGAAGCTAACACCCAAGCAGAGGAGACAGGAGGATCGTGCTAGATTTCAGACTCAAGTTCTTGGAGCTCCATTTGGTGCTGTCAATCCATCGAGGGAAGGAGAGGACCAGGATAAGAGTATTAATACAGCAACGGTGACACTGAAGACTGGAATTCCCTCGTTGAGGAGCTTCTCCAGTCTGAAAGTGAAGAAGAATCGTGAGGACAGCAGGGGACGTTATCGAACTAGAACGTTGGAGGATTCAGACTCTCAACCTGATCAGAGTAACGAGAGCAATCAAGGTATTGAGGACTCCGGGGAGGGAACGTCAGAAGAAATGCAGACAATGTTGCAGCAGAATGCTAACATTGTCCTTCACACTCTGAACGAAACAAAAGCAGAGGAATCGATTGTGGATATGGAGACAATAAGTCTAATTTCTCATGCCTCTGGTGCTGAGATAAGCCTCAGGATGCGTCTAGGTGATGGAATGGGGACGAAGTATTCGACTTTTGTGAAGAAGAAGAGCTCTCAGGCTGTAGCTGTCTCACAGGAGGTCTGGCAAGCTGTTGAGGAGCCCCAGGCCCCTGAACCCCAGCCAGAGGAGGAAGAGCTCTCGTCAGAAGGGAGTGACTCCGAGAGTGAAAATGGCACATCCCCAGTGAAGCAGCAGCCGAAACGTCCCCGAATCATCAAGCCAGGGAGTCGTGATCCATCTGTCGACACCAATGACGTTGATAAGGAGCCTGTGAGTCCCAAGGGCATCAGAGGCAGACGAAAAGCCCTCTATTCCAAGCCGACgatccccaaaaaaatcactccacAGTCGTCTCCAGTAAAGCAGAGCTCCAGCGGCATTCCCATTGGTCGGAACACTTCCTCGACAGTAGTTCGTGCCACCAGAGCAACGACCCTTCGACAAACCACCAACGCGAACAACTCTAAAGCCCTCGGGAGCCCGAAAAATGTGAGTGTGAATAAGGCTGTTGCCCTGTCGAAACGAAGCTCGATCCCCCAGCGAGGACCCACCACTACTCCAGAGGAGACAGTGAAACGTCATAGCACCCCTCCAGGATGTCTGTCCAGTCCTTCCAAGAAATCTGAAGTCATAAAGCCACTGGAACGACAAGGGACCTTCACCAAGGACGAGCCTGAGATGGAAAACACACCGATGGTGATGAACTCCCCCAGCAAATCAAAAATAGCAAAACCAACTAGGGGGTCACCTGTCCACGCTGTCCCAGCAAAGTCCAAGATATCGGTCAGAAGTTTTCAGTCCAAGTTGACCAAGTGCTCCAGTGCTGACGGTATACCCAGTCAGAAAACTGGAGTGACCAAACGCCAGGTGGAGAGTGGAAAAAATCCGGATCTGACTAACGCACAAGGAAAGAAACTGGGGCAGAGATCCAACAGCAACTCCAGCATTGTTTCCCAGACGTCAGCTGGGGGATCACAGAAGCTGACGAAGGAAACCACCAGTAAAATAGCGAGTCTGTGGAAGAAAGTTGAGGAGAGTAGGAATAAACAGAAGTACGAGAAACCAGATAGCAGGCAGTGGATCACAGCTGACAGTCAGAAGACTGATGGAGAGACTGTTGTCCAGCAGTTGCCGACGTTGCGGCTCTTTCGTAGCTCGACATTCGAGGGTGTGCCAAAGGAAACGGGCATCAGGATGCCTCATAAATTGGGAAAGGTAGCGGAGAGACAGCTGGGGGCTTGTTACAGAAATTCTTGTGATTTGACGGAAATAAATGCCAACGATTCATCCAGCAGGATTCCAAAATTTGGGGACAAAACTGATGGCAGAGGAGTGAGCAGTGGTGGCGGAACTGTTGTCCTCAGGAAGCAGAAGAGCGAGGGATCCGACTGCGATGCCAAGAGGATATCACGACTTGGGTCTTTCTTCAGGGTTGACTCGGAGCATCAGGGATCGTCTGAGCATTCTGCCACTGGAAGTGGAAGCCCAGGTAGCCATCTCAGATGCGATGGTGCAGGACAGGAGGACAGGGAGGGCTCAAACAGTATCGCTACTGCGTCGTCCAAAGTCACAagtgtttga